From a single Apium graveolens cultivar Ventura chromosome 2, ASM990537v1, whole genome shotgun sequence genomic region:
- the LOC141685704 gene encoding uncharacterized protein LOC141685704 yields the protein MYFYYSEKFNGTPTRPRLSVFCSHKQLYAMLVDDHNKNFFYGGTLQKAMRVDPACSTVEAAKRIGEELVKVCIDLNINEISSYDRNGFVRGAMMDAFEIAISCHGFFTTRKMTSDNTHQTTLDQKSVAQKFYTTVF from the exons TTTAATGGTACGCCTACAAGACCAAGACTTTCGGTGTTCTGCTCCCATAAACAGTTATATGCTATGCTGGTTGATGATCATAACAAGAATTTTTTTTATGGAGGTACTCTGCAGAAAGCAATGCGTGTGGACCCCGCCTGTAGCACTGTT GAAGCTGCAAAACGAATTGGTGAAGAGCTTGTCAAGGTTTGTATTGATCTTAACATCAATGAAATATCTTCTTATGATCGTAATGGATTTGTCCGTGGTGCAATGATGGACGCCTTTGAGATTGCGATTTCGTGTCATGGATtcttcactacaagaaaaatgacATCAGACAACACCCATCAGACAACGCTTgaccaaaaaagtgttgcccAGAAATTTTACACAACAGTTTTTTAA